In a single window of the Biomphalaria glabrata chromosome 13, xgBioGlab47.1, whole genome shotgun sequence genome:
- the LOC106062982 gene encoding von Willebrand factor C and EGF domain-containing protein-like, which produces MKAVIVLVAVASLHCFVAQGLPEPVSSCKHNGQTYEIGEIIPYDSCNICKCGVYGIMCTLMACPDNSGRCYVNGKWYESGTSVPKADGCNTCLCQNGQLTICTKMACIHI; this is translated from the exons ATGAAAGCAGTGATTGTATTAGTGGCAGTAGCCAGTCTTCACTGTTTTGTTGCCCAAGGCTTGCCTGAACCAGTTTCATCTTGTAAACACAATGGACAG ACATATGAAATTGGAGAAATAATCCCCTATGACAGCTGTAACATCTGTAAATGTGGTGTCTATGGTATCATGTGTACACTGATGGCATGCCCTGATAACTCGGGCAGATGTTATGTTAATGGAAAG TGGTATGAAAGTGGAACCAGTGTACCAAAGGCTGATGGCTGCAACACTTGCTTGTGTCAAAATGGACAATTAACTATTTGCACTAAGATGGCATGCATTCACATTTGA
- the LOC129922481 gene encoding uncharacterized protein LOC129922481, whose translation MLTLVTLVCIYCSSLEVTGNGLKLDVQPGHIEPGSTRNLAINCSMSSLQQSAMLYLNSLSVFKVTNESQAVEIASISVFGGYIDANNSDGFGSGVIDNNGG comes from the exons ATGTTAACGCTGGTCACACTTGTCTGTATCTACTGTTCATCATTAGAAGTTACTG gaaatggtCTAAAACTGGATGTTCAACCAGGTCACATTGAGCCAGGTAGCACAAGAAACTTGGCCATCAACTGTTCCATGTCTTCACTCCAACAGTCCGCTATGTTGTATCTCAACTCTCTGAGTGTGTTCAAAGTGACCAATGAGTCTCAAGCCGTAGAGATAGCCTCTATAAGTGTCTTTGGCGGATACATTGACGCGAACAACAGTGACGGTTTTGGCAGTGGCGTTATCGACAACAACGGTGGGTAA